The proteins below come from a single Triplophysa rosa linkage group LG12, Trosa_1v2, whole genome shotgun sequence genomic window:
- the psmd8 gene encoding 26S proteasome non-ATPase regulatory subunit 8: protein MSALLASLLHPDSLRKSFTFWLMQALVVVITHDAEHPVKLELISLLELNFLPTSGAKLTKQQLILARDVLEIGALWSILKKDIPSFERYMAQLKCYYFDYKDELPESAYRHQLLGLNLLFLLSQNRVSEFHTELERLSAKDIQTNVYITHPVSLEQYLMEGSYNKVFLAKGNIPAESYTFFIDILLDTIRDEIAGCIEKAYEQIQFNEATRVLFFSSPKKMTEYAKKRGWTQSPDGYYSFSTQHQKTEEVTIPSSELAQQVIEYARQLEMIV, encoded by the exons ATGTCAGCACTTCTGGCATCTCTTCTCCACCCTGACTCACTGAGGAAATCCTTTACCTTCTGGTTGATGCAGGCTTTAGTTGTGGTCATCACTCATGATGCTGAGCATCCAGTCAAACTGGAGCTG ATTTCCCTTTTGGAGTTGAACTTTTTACCAACTTCTGGGGCCAAACTAACCAAACAGCAGCTTATTCTTGCCA GAGATGTATTGGAGATTGGAGCACTATGGAGCATTCTCAAGAAAGACATCCCCTCTTTTGAACGCTACATGGCTCAGCTCAAGTGTTATTACTTTGATTACAA GGATGAATTACCAGAATCCGCTTACAGGCACCAGTTGCTGGGTCTGAACTTGCTCTTCCTGCTTTCTCAGAACAGAGTGTCTGAGTTCCACACAGAGCTGGAAAGACTGAGCGCAAAAGATATCCAGACTAATGTCTACATCACACATCCAGTTTCATTAGAGCAG TACCTGATGGAGGGCAGTTACAACAAAGTTTTCCTTGCCAAGGGAAATATCCCTGCTGAAAGCTATACCTTCTTCATTGACATTCTCTTGGACACCATTCG AGATGAGATAGCAGGCTGTATAGAGAAAGCATATGAACAGATCCAATTCAACGAGGCCACAAGGGTGCTTTTCTTTTCCTCTCcaaaaaagatgacagaatatgCAAAGAAG AGAGGCTGGACACAGAGCCCTGATGGATACTATTCATTCAGTACACAGCACCAAAAGACAGAGGAAGTGACCATCCCCTCCTCAGAGCTGGCCCAACAAGTCATTGAGTACGCAAGGCAGCTAGAAATGATCGTGTAG
- the spred3 gene encoding sprouty-related, EVH1 domain-containing protein 3 isoform X1, which produces MEGDVRVRAVVMTRDDSSGGWVPLGGGGLSHVIICKGRSSEGRGRREYVIRGERLRDRAPVLECSIQKGLVYNKVNPIFHHWRVEERKFGLTFQSPADAISFERGLQSVLEKLDRGTDSPSSSTPEEGDTEDDGQASHTGSESSSNSRKEMLPKPITIVTSESSSTCFVRSTEEFAYGAAHAVTTQTPDQIHTRPTQHQLTQVTAVLNPPAPPPPPPAPPTPPIVPPAASPLSPLSPTISLLEEGDLRSLDPCKDLWGTRGYEDYRRAGATRTKVGGLTGGVVVGGGQDKGELCVVRFEKELAGVGTTGCEVTVMLDTKGSQLHSSPTCMPNAVPGVPSADGSPQETGKGSPSPCCIHTSLATPRSRTRKRGGGGGGGEAISPDDDSSCPQGSSSCSSRCVYCRSVFSASENGRGRCRDAPDPALHCLRQWTCVWCAESLLYHCMSDSEGEFWEPCSCEDSMGGWPHPLCCARWMALLALSLFVPCMCCYLPLRACLRCGERCGCCGGKHKAVR; this is translated from the exons ATGGAGGGCGA TGTGCGTGTCCGAGCTGTGGTGATGACACGTGACGATTCCAGCGGTGGCTGGGTGCCCCTTGGAGGGGGCGGTCTCAGTCACGTGATCATTTGTAAGGGGCGGAGCTCCGAAGGTCGTGGGCGGAGAGAGTACGTCATACGCGGAGAACGGCTACGCGATCGAgca CCCGTGCTGGAATGTTCCATTCAAAAGGGTCTGGTCTACAACAAGGTGAACCCCATCTTCCATCACTGGCGCGTGGAGGAGAGGAAGTTTGGCCTGACCTTCCAGAGTCCAGCTGATGCCATCTCCTTCGAGAGGGGGCTTCAAAGTGTCCTCGAGAAGCTGGACAGAG GAACTGACTCGCCATCCTCCTCGACACCTGAAGAGGGCGACACTGAGGATGACGGTCAAGCA TCTCATACAGGAAGTGAGTCGTCATCCAACAGCAGAAAAGAGATGCTGCCTAAACCCATCACCATCGTGACCAGTGAGTCGTCCTCCACCTGTTTTGTGCGATCCACAGAGGAGTTTGCGTACGGAGCAGCACATGCCGTCACTACGCAGACTCCAGACCAG ATCCATACCCGACCAACCCAGCACCAACTCACCCAAGTTACAGCCGTGTTGAACCCCCCAGCACCTCCTCCGCCACCGCCGGCTCCCCCGACTCCCCCCATAGTTCCCCCCGCCGCCTCTCCCCTCTCGCCACTCTCACCCACCATCTCCCTGCTGGAGGAAGGAGACCTCCGCAGCCTCGACCCCTGCAAAGACCTGTGGGGAACACGTGGCTACGAGGACTACCGACGCGCTGGTGCTACACGGACCAAGGTGGGCGGGCTGACAGGGGGCGTGGTCGTGGGAGGCGGCCAGGATAAGGGGGAGCTCTGCGTGGTCCGCTTTGAGAAAGAACTGGCCGGCGTGGGCACCACAGGCTGCGAGGTCACCGTCATGCTGGACACCAAAGGCTCTCAGCTTCACTCCTCGCCCACCTGCATGCCCAACGCCGTGCCAGGGGTGCCATCCGCCGACGGCTCCCCGCAGGAGACGGGCAAGGGCTCGCCTTCGCCGTGCTGCATCCACACCTCCCTCGCCACACCCCGATCTCGGACTCGCAAGCGAGGGGGCGGCGGGGGAGGAGGGGAAGCCATCTCACCCGACGACGACAGCTCGTGCCCGCAGGGCTCCTCGTCCTGCTCGTCGCGCTGCGTGTACTGCCGTTCTGTTTTCAGCGCCTCCGAGAACGGACGGGGCCGCTGCCGGGACGCTCCAGACCCGGCGCTACACTGCCTGCGCCAGTGGACGTGTGTGTGGTGCGCAGAGAGTCTGCTCTACCATTGCATGTCGGACTCCGAGGGCGAGTTCTGGGAGCCGTGCTCGTGCGAGGACTCGATGGGCGGCTGGCCGCACCCGCTGTGCTGCGCTCGCTGGATGGCGCTGCTGGCGCTGTCTCTTTTCGTGCCCTGCATGTGCTGCTACCTGCCCCTGCGCGCATGCCTGCGCTGTGGGGAGAGATGCGGCTGCTGCGGAGGAAAGCACAAGGCCGTGCGATGA
- the spred3 gene encoding sprouty-related, EVH1 domain-containing protein 3 isoform X2 gives MPSPSRGGFKVSSRSWTEELTRHPPRHLKRATLRMTVKHLSQSHTGSESSSNSRKEMLPKPITIVTSESSSTCFVRSTEEFAYGAAHAVTTQTPDQIHTRPTQHQLTQVTAVLNPPAPPPPPPAPPTPPIVPPAASPLSPLSPTISLLEEGDLRSLDPCKDLWGTRGYEDYRRAGATRTKVGGLTGGVVVGGGQDKGELCVVRFEKELAGVGTTGCEVTVMLDTKGSQLHSSPTCMPNAVPGVPSADGSPQETGKGSPSPCCIHTSLATPRSRTRKRGGGGGGGEAISPDDDSSCPQGSSSCSSRCVYCRSVFSASENGRGRCRDAPDPALHCLRQWTCVWCAESLLYHCMSDSEGEFWEPCSCEDSMGGWPHPLCCARWMALLALSLFVPCMCCYLPLRACLRCGERCGCCGGKHKAVR, from the exons ATGCCATCTCCTTCGAGAGGGGGCTTCAAAGTGTCCTCGAGAAGCTGGACAGAG GAACTGACTCGCCATCCTCCTCGACACCTGAAGAGGGCGACACTGAGGATGACGGTCAAGCA TCTGTCTCAGTCTCATACAGGAAGTGAGTCGTCATCCAACAGCAGAAAAGAGATGCTGCCTAAACCCATCACCATCGTGACCAGTGAGTCGTCCTCCACCTGTTTTGTGCGATCCACAGAGGAGTTTGCGTACGGAGCAGCACATGCCGTCACTACGCAGACTCCAGACCAG ATCCATACCCGACCAACCCAGCACCAACTCACCCAAGTTACAGCCGTGTTGAACCCCCCAGCACCTCCTCCGCCACCGCCGGCTCCCCCGACTCCCCCCATAGTTCCCCCCGCCGCCTCTCCCCTCTCGCCACTCTCACCCACCATCTCCCTGCTGGAGGAAGGAGACCTCCGCAGCCTCGACCCCTGCAAAGACCTGTGGGGAACACGTGGCTACGAGGACTACCGACGCGCTGGTGCTACACGGACCAAGGTGGGCGGGCTGACAGGGGGCGTGGTCGTGGGAGGCGGCCAGGATAAGGGGGAGCTCTGCGTGGTCCGCTTTGAGAAAGAACTGGCCGGCGTGGGCACCACAGGCTGCGAGGTCACCGTCATGCTGGACACCAAAGGCTCTCAGCTTCACTCCTCGCCCACCTGCATGCCCAACGCCGTGCCAGGGGTGCCATCCGCCGACGGCTCCCCGCAGGAGACGGGCAAGGGCTCGCCTTCGCCGTGCTGCATCCACACCTCCCTCGCCACACCCCGATCTCGGACTCGCAAGCGAGGGGGCGGCGGGGGAGGAGGGGAAGCCATCTCACCCGACGACGACAGCTCGTGCCCGCAGGGCTCCTCGTCCTGCTCGTCGCGCTGCGTGTACTGCCGTTCTGTTTTCAGCGCCTCCGAGAACGGACGGGGCCGCTGCCGGGACGCTCCAGACCCGGCGCTACACTGCCTGCGCCAGTGGACGTGTGTGTGGTGCGCAGAGAGTCTGCTCTACCATTGCATGTCGGACTCCGAGGGCGAGTTCTGGGAGCCGTGCTCGTGCGAGGACTCGATGGGCGGCTGGCCGCACCCGCTGTGCTGCGCTCGCTGGATGGCGCTGCTGGCGCTGTCTCTTTTCGTGCCCTGCATGTGCTGCTACCTGCCCCTGCGCGCATGCCTGCGCTGTGGGGAGAGATGCGGCTGCTGCGGAGGAAAGCACAAGGCCGTGCGATGA